In Listeria cossartiae subsp. cossartiae, one genomic interval encodes:
- the htrA gene encoding serine protease HtrA, which translates to MDEKEKNLNENSENESTPKREVEETLHTPENSQPVQEPPIVEGVTPEGEKFAGATEDAAEASSTNAFFEEASNKEPEPARPAPGPRRTSTTGGGAVPPNRVNNGGGSGNGNGQPPKRGKHFIGYFLTALIGVIIGGLIIFFVAWDNGDNADTTSNSNNKATKVEKVSVDTTSDVTKAVDKVQDAVVSVLNYQSSSSLDGTTSSEQEASSGSGVIYKKANGKAYIVTNNHVVADANKLEVTFTNGKKSEAKLLGTDEWNDLAVLEIDDKNVSTVAAFGDSDSLKLGEPAIAIGSPLGTEFSGSVTQGIISGLNRAVPVDTNGDGTEDWEADVIQTDAAINPGNSGGALINIEGQVIGINSMKISMENVEGISFAIPSNTVEPIIEQLETNGEVERPSLGVSLRDVDTIPETQQKSILKLPDSVDYGAMVQQVVSGSPAAKAGLKQYDVIVELDGQKVTNSMTLRKILYGNDVKIGDKVKVKYYRDGKEQSTDIKLEAAKTTT; encoded by the coding sequence ACCAGTCCAAGAACCCCCTATTGTAGAAGGCGTGACCCCAGAGGGCGAGAAATTTGCCGGAGCAACAGAAGATGCAGCCGAGGCAAGTTCTACAAATGCATTTTTTGAAGAAGCAAGTAACAAAGAACCAGAACCTGCTAGACCAGCCCCAGGGCCAAGACGTACGAGTACAACTGGAGGCGGCGCAGTCCCACCTAATAGAGTGAACAACGGCGGCGGAAGTGGTAACGGGAATGGCCAGCCACCGAAGCGCGGCAAACACTTTATTGGCTACTTTTTAACAGCACTTATTGGTGTAATCATTGGCGGACTTATTATTTTCTTCGTAGCTTGGGATAATGGCGACAATGCAGATACAACTTCCAATTCAAATAATAAAGCAACTAAAGTAGAAAAAGTTTCTGTAGACACAACATCAGATGTAACCAAGGCAGTGGATAAAGTACAAGATGCGGTAGTCAGCGTACTGAATTACCAATCATCATCTTCCCTTGATGGAACAACCTCTTCCGAACAAGAAGCTTCATCAGGATCCGGTGTCATTTATAAAAAAGCAAACGGTAAAGCATACATCGTAACGAATAATCACGTTGTAGCCGATGCAAATAAATTAGAAGTAACATTTACAAATGGTAAAAAATCAGAAGCGAAATTATTAGGAACAGACGAATGGAACGATTTAGCTGTCCTTGAAATTGACGATAAAAATGTCAGCACAGTAGCTGCATTCGGCGATTCTGATTCATTAAAACTTGGCGAACCAGCAATTGCAATTGGTAGCCCACTTGGAACTGAATTTTCCGGTTCTGTAACGCAAGGTATTATTTCCGGCTTAAACCGTGCAGTGCCAGTTGATACAAATGGCGACGGAACAGAAGACTGGGAAGCTGATGTTATCCAAACAGATGCAGCAATCAACCCAGGTAACAGTGGTGGAGCTTTAATTAACATTGAAGGCCAAGTAATTGGTATCAACTCAATGAAAATTTCGATGGAAAACGTAGAAGGTATTAGCTTTGCGATTCCAAGTAACACAGTAGAGCCAATCATCGAACAACTAGAAACAAATGGCGAAGTAGAACGCCCATCTCTAGGTGTTTCCTTACGTGACGTAGATACAATTCCAGAAACACAACAAAAAAGTATTTTGAAATTACCAGATAGCGTAGATTATGGTGCAATGGTACAACAAGTAGTATCCGGTTCCCCGGCAGCTAAAGCGGGCTTGAAACAATATGATGTTATTGTTGAACTAGACGGCCAAAAAGTAACAAACTCTATGACACTACGTAAAATCCTTTATGGTAATGATGTGAAAATTGGCGATAAAGTCAAAGTGAAATATTACCGCGATGGTAAAGAACAATCCACAGATATCAAACTAGAAGCAGCAAAAACAACCACATGA
- a CDS encoding GNAT family N-acetyltransferase translates to MEIKHFANNPKYLAELVDLINYCQNIEASLDIKMTEQADIFEIEDYYQKKGGQFWIAIQDNKVVGSIALLPFDKETAILKKFFTYPEFRGNPVRLGQQLFDAFYAFYTANNFSRIILDTPENEKRSHYFYEKQGFQQITRDALDIDYPFPDRNSRIYEKIG, encoded by the coding sequence ATGGAAATTAAACACTTTGCAAATAATCCTAAATACTTGGCAGAACTAGTCGACTTAATCAATTACTGCCAAAACATCGAAGCAAGCCTAGATATTAAAATGACTGAGCAAGCAGATATTTTTGAAATTGAAGATTATTATCAAAAAAAAGGCGGCCAATTTTGGATTGCCATACAAGATAATAAAGTTGTTGGTTCAATCGCACTGTTACCATTCGATAAAGAAACAGCTATTCTAAAAAAATTCTTCACTTATCCCGAATTCAGAGGAAATCCGGTGCGTCTTGGCCAGCAATTATTTGATGCTTTTTACGCGTTCTATACCGCGAATAATTTTTCACGGATTATTTTAGATACACCTGAAAATGAAAAACGCTCGCATTATTTTTATGAAAAACAAGGATTTCAGCAAATTACCCGAGATGCATTAGATATTGATTATCCTTTCCCTGATAGAAACTCGCGAATTTATGAAAAAATCGGATGA
- a CDS encoding LysR family transcriptional regulator, which translates to MDLKNLLTFKTILEAGSFQEAARKLNYAQSTVTTQIQQLEQELHVKLFDKIGRKMVLTSAGNDLLPSVNQILETYNTMKNYSNNAELKGELRIAIPESILTYQMQTILKEFHEKAPNVKLYLKTLNCFEIPYEVENGLVDLGIYYDVGEKSDQITKSKLGSHAISVIASAQKEVESINFFNENKELDVSFLSNDVNSIYQKHFEAMIKERNITLNHRMEAGSIESIKRCVINNLGIAVFPSFVFEEELGKGLIRKVPSPLDSQEIATIYSYHEKRWMSPNLACFMELLEAGKGDF; encoded by the coding sequence ATGGATTTGAAAAATTTGCTGACGTTTAAAACGATTTTAGAAGCGGGTAGTTTTCAAGAAGCTGCGCGGAAATTAAATTACGCCCAATCGACAGTAACTACGCAAATTCAACAACTAGAACAAGAGCTTCATGTGAAACTGTTCGATAAAATTGGTCGGAAAATGGTTTTAACCTCTGCGGGTAACGATTTGTTGCCTTCTGTGAATCAGATACTTGAAACATACAACACTATGAAAAACTATTCGAATAATGCGGAGTTAAAAGGTGAATTGCGTATTGCCATCCCTGAAAGTATACTCACCTACCAAATGCAGACCATTTTAAAGGAATTCCATGAAAAAGCTCCTAATGTAAAACTGTATTTGAAAACGTTAAATTGCTTTGAAATTCCGTACGAGGTTGAAAATGGTTTGGTTGATTTAGGCATTTATTATGATGTTGGTGAAAAAAGTGATCAGATTACGAAAAGTAAATTGGGATCGCACGCTATTTCTGTAATTGCGAGTGCTCAAAAAGAGGTAGAGTCTATAAATTTTTTTAATGAAAATAAAGAATTGGATGTATCTTTTTTATCGAACGATGTGAATAGTATTTATCAAAAACATTTTGAAGCGATGATTAAAGAGCGGAATATCACCCTTAACCACCGAATGGAAGCTGGGAGTATTGAATCGATTAAACGATGCGTGATTAATAATTTAGGTATTGCTGTTTTTCCGAGTTTTGTGTTTGAGGAGGAGCTTGGAAAAGGGCTGATACGCAAGGTCCCAAGTCCTTTGGATAGTCAGGAAATAGCAACGATTTATAGTTATCACGAAAAAAGATGGATGTCGCCGAATTTGGCGTGTTTTATGGAGTTGTTGGAGGCGGGAAAAGGGGATTTTTGA
- a CDS encoding beta-glucoside-specific PTS transporter subunit IIABC yields the protein MNNQELAKEILALVGGEKNITEVMHCYTRLRFHLKKIDLADKEKIEELPGVINVQIQSGQFQVVIGNKVSKVYKELIKLGDFKQGDSSETTVEKKKGNLIGRFFEVISTIFSPIVPAIAGAGMLKGLLGLVTVLGWVEPTSSVVTMLQIISDCVFYFLPFFLAVSAARIFKTNEFIAVAVAGGMMYPIIMEGAKAIANGGPTGLDLFGLPVPFINYSSTVIPIILAVWILSYVYRWVDRWMPDSLGIVFTPTIVLMLIIPIQLIVIGPLGSYLGIWLAEGVTWLFAHGGIIAGGLLGATRPLLVIVGMHYGLMPIAIQNIAVLGHDYLLPVFLMANMGQAAAALAVFLKTKNKDLKAIAGSSTIAGFLGITEPAMYGVNLKLKKPFIAALIGSGIGGAFVTGFGVTGNAFVLPGIMSLPVFMGPKFVYLIIGMILTITITIVLTFLMKFEDAPSKNTKETAKKQNKASSIEHTTILSPVIGTTVALKDVPDATFAEEIMGKGMAVNPTVGEIYAPFNGEVATFFKTGHAIGLRSEEGVELLIHVGIDTVNLNGAHFHPQVKQGDQVKAGDLLLTFDLAEIKQAGYEAITPVIVTNTENYLDVIGADENETMERENWLIQVINKMK from the coding sequence ATGAATAATCAAGAACTAGCAAAAGAGATACTCGCCCTTGTTGGTGGAGAAAAAAACATTACAGAAGTCATGCACTGCTACACAAGACTTAGATTTCATTTGAAAAAAATCGATTTAGCGGATAAGGAGAAAATTGAAGAATTACCAGGCGTTATTAATGTTCAAATTCAAAGCGGACAATTTCAAGTAGTGATTGGAAATAAAGTTTCTAAAGTGTATAAGGAATTAATAAAACTTGGAGATTTCAAACAAGGCGATAGTTCAGAAACAACTGTTGAAAAGAAAAAAGGAAATCTCATTGGTCGTTTCTTTGAAGTGATTTCGACAATATTCTCGCCAATAGTTCCTGCGATTGCCGGAGCCGGAATGTTAAAAGGGCTTTTAGGATTAGTTACTGTACTTGGCTGGGTTGAGCCAACTAGTAGTGTTGTAACGATGCTGCAAATTATATCCGACTGTGTATTTTACTTCTTGCCGTTTTTCTTGGCGGTTTCAGCAGCGCGAATTTTCAAAACGAATGAGTTTATTGCAGTCGCTGTAGCTGGGGGAATGATGTACCCAATTATTATGGAAGGAGCGAAAGCCATTGCGAATGGTGGCCCAACTGGGTTAGATTTGTTTGGTCTTCCAGTTCCTTTTATCAATTATAGTTCTACTGTTATTCCGATTATTTTAGCCGTTTGGATTTTAAGTTATGTTTATCGTTGGGTAGATAGATGGATGCCGGATTCTTTGGGGATTGTATTTACACCAACTATTGTATTAATGCTTATTATTCCAATTCAATTAATTGTTATTGGACCACTTGGATCATACTTAGGAATTTGGCTTGCAGAAGGCGTGACATGGTTATTTGCACATGGTGGTATTATCGCCGGTGGACTTCTTGGAGCAACTAGACCATTACTCGTTATTGTTGGCATGCACTACGGCTTAATGCCAATCGCAATTCAAAATATCGCTGTACTCGGACATGACTATTTATTACCAGTTTTCTTAATGGCAAACATGGGCCAAGCGGCAGCAGCATTAGCCGTATTTTTGAAAACAAAAAACAAAGATTTAAAAGCTATCGCGGGATCGTCTACAATTGCAGGATTTTTAGGAATTACCGAACCAGCAATGTACGGGGTTAACTTGAAACTGAAAAAACCATTTATCGCTGCTTTAATTGGTTCAGGTATTGGTGGTGCATTTGTGACAGGTTTTGGCGTTACAGGAAATGCCTTTGTTCTGCCCGGAATAATGAGTTTACCAGTATTTATGGGACCAAAATTTGTTTATCTAATTATTGGAATGATACTTACAATCACCATCACGATCGTTTTAACATTCTTGATGAAATTTGAAGATGCACCATCTAAAAATACAAAAGAAACAGCGAAGAAACAAAACAAAGCTTCTTCTATTGAACACACAACCATTTTAAGCCCAGTAATCGGAACTACAGTTGCTTTAAAAGATGTACCAGATGCGACATTTGCAGAAGAAATCATGGGAAAAGGGATGGCTGTAAATCCGACTGTTGGAGAAATTTACGCCCCTTTTAATGGAGAAGTTGCTACTTTCTTTAAAACGGGTCATGCGATTGGTTTGCGGTCAGAAGAAGGCGTAGAATTGCTTATTCACGTAGGGATTGATACGGTTAATTTAAACGGAGCTCATTTCCATCCTCAAGTGAAACAAGGCGATCAAGTCAAGGCTGGAGATTTGCTGCTGACATTTGATCTAGCGGAAATTAAGCAAGCGGGATATGAGGCAATTACCCCTGTTATCGTTACAAATACTGAAAATTATTTGGACGTGATTGGTGCCGATGAAAATGAAACAATGGAACGAGAAAATTGGTTAATTCAAGTAATCAATAAAATGAAATAA
- a CDS encoding PRD domain-containing protein: MIIKKVFNNNVVLVIENPTVEKILMGKGIGYQKFPGDLVDLTNVEKTFVLNDEATEGKLDAFFDEVPLEVIQLCGHLVKSGKQELGPHITDNLLIPLADHINFAITRVKEGIQIDYPLKWEIRHMYPEEVAFAESVIAWMKESANIELPKEEVVPIAMHFVNARFGTAEVEQAFEMTTLVAKILDIINYHYLIQVDEDSLNYARLITHLRYFILRQMKKESDVVEEAILYDVVKSKYPKAFECALKVKKLLEETMGWTVNHDEVLYLALHIHRVTTREKTK, encoded by the coding sequence ATGATAATAAAAAAAGTTTTTAATAATAATGTTGTTTTAGTCATTGAAAATCCGACAGTAGAAAAAATTCTGATGGGAAAAGGTATTGGTTATCAAAAGTTTCCAGGAGACCTGGTTGATTTAACTAATGTAGAAAAAACATTTGTGTTGAATGATGAAGCGACAGAAGGAAAATTGGATGCTTTTTTTGACGAAGTTCCTTTGGAGGTTATTCAACTGTGCGGCCATTTGGTGAAAAGCGGTAAGCAGGAACTTGGCCCGCATATTACGGATAATTTACTGATTCCGCTTGCTGATCATATAAATTTCGCAATCACTCGGGTAAAAGAAGGCATTCAAATTGATTACCCGCTAAAATGGGAAATTCGTCATATGTATCCGGAAGAAGTCGCGTTTGCTGAATCTGTTATCGCATGGATGAAGGAAAGCGCAAATATTGAATTGCCTAAAGAAGAAGTTGTGCCGATCGCGATGCATTTTGTTAATGCCAGATTTGGCACAGCAGAAGTAGAACAAGCTTTTGAAATGACAACTTTGGTTGCGAAAATTTTAGATATTATTAACTATCATTACCTTATTCAAGTAGATGAAGATTCATTAAATTATGCGCGTTTAATTACACATTTGCGTTACTTCATTTTGCGACAAATGAAAAAAGAATCAGATGTGGTGGAGGAAGCAATTCTTTATGATGTAGTAAAAAGTAAATATCCAAAAGCTTTTGAATGTGCCTTAAAAGTGAAGAAATTACTAGAAGAAACAATGGGCTGGACAGTCAATCATGACGAGGTACTATACCTTGCACTGCATATCCACCGAGTTACTACTAGAGAAAAAACAAAATAA
- a CDS encoding glycoside hydrolase family 1 protein yields the protein MEFKKNKAFPNDFLWGASTSSFQVEGAWQEDGKGLSVIDVMEKNPEITDFTIAVDHYHRMKEDVALMAELGLKVYRFSIAWTRIFPSGRGDINQKGVDFYNDLIDELCKYGIEPLVTIYHFDYPQGLVEEYGGWVSRNSVEDYRAYAEFLFKTYGDRVKYWLTINEQDHVVRIPSRLGLTGKTKQEQLKLGYQANHHMCLATAATIKTFHELCIKGKIGPAVSFSMIHPASSNPEDVLASQDAMLVKHNYLLDLHCNGEYRTPFWQYLLDRDFTPEIEAGDLQLMKENPPTMIGVNYYFSEAVKAFPATEEFPIGYQKESLLPEAEAGVFQVIKNEELAATDWGWEIDPVGLRLTLRELHERYHLPLIITENGMGAYDKLEAGDIINDDYRIMYLKEHIKQVKLAFNDGVTVLGYCSWSFMDVVSGRNGMDKRYGFVYIDRENFDLKEMRRIKKQSFYWYQKVITSNGETLS from the coding sequence ATGGAATTCAAAAAAAATAAAGCATTCCCAAATGATTTTTTATGGGGAGCTTCGACGTCTTCTTTTCAAGTGGAAGGTGCTTGGCAGGAAGATGGGAAAGGGCTATCTGTTATTGATGTAATGGAGAAAAACCCGGAAATAACTGATTTTACGATTGCGGTGGATCATTATCATCGAATGAAGGAAGACGTGGCTTTAATGGCAGAGTTAGGCCTTAAAGTGTATCGTTTCTCTATCGCTTGGACGCGAATTTTTCCTAGTGGGCGGGGAGACATTAATCAAAAGGGGGTCGATTTTTATAACGATTTAATTGATGAACTTTGTAAGTATGGGATTGAGCCACTTGTGACGATTTATCACTTTGATTATCCACAAGGGTTAGTAGAAGAATATGGTGGTTGGGTATCGCGGAATAGTGTGGAAGATTACCGCGCGTATGCTGAATTTTTATTCAAAACTTACGGCGATCGCGTGAAATATTGGCTGACGATTAATGAACAGGACCATGTAGTGCGGATTCCAAGTCGTTTGGGTCTTACTGGGAAGACGAAGCAGGAACAGTTGAAACTTGGATATCAGGCAAACCACCATATGTGCCTTGCAACAGCTGCAACGATTAAAACATTCCACGAACTCTGCATAAAAGGAAAAATCGGGCCAGCAGTTTCATTTTCCATGATTCACCCAGCGAGCTCAAATCCAGAAGATGTACTTGCAAGCCAAGATGCGATGCTCGTTAAACATAATTACTTACTGGATTTACATTGTAATGGTGAATATCGTACCCCATTTTGGCAATATTTGCTTGACCGGGACTTTACGCCAGAAATAGAAGCGGGAGATTTGCAATTAATGAAAGAAAATCCGCCAACGATGATTGGTGTGAACTATTATTTTTCCGAGGCGGTTAAGGCATTTCCGGCAACAGAAGAATTTCCGATTGGCTATCAAAAAGAGTCTTTATTACCAGAAGCAGAGGCTGGCGTTTTCCAAGTAATAAAAAATGAAGAACTTGCGGCGACAGATTGGGGATGGGAAATTGATCCAGTTGGCTTACGTTTGACGTTAAGAGAGTTGCATGAACGATATCACTTGCCTTTAATAATTACGGAAAATGGAATGGGTGCATATGATAAACTAGAAGCAGGAGATATTATAAATGACGATTACCGAATTATGTATTTAAAAGAACACATAAAACAAGTGAAATTGGCATTTAATGATGGTGTAACTGTGCTTGGATACTGTTCGTGGAGCTTTATGGATGTTGTCAGTGGTCGAAATGGCATGGATAAGCGCTATGGATTTGTATATATTGACCGAGAAAACTTTGATTTAAAAGAGATGCGTAGAATTAAAAAGCAAAGTTTTTATTGGTATCAAAAAGTCATTACTTCAAATGGAGAAACCCTGTCATAA
- a CDS encoding MrcB family domain-containing protein, with the protein MNLVALLKYMKENYGEQRTNYPMAGNEVAKKFKQGVKTAFETTFLGEDYEISASIGTGGWANVPWIAVHDKEISTSVQEGVNIVYLFTNDYQGVYLSLNQGYTYVNKNYKNTKLSLGKIARFWQENLSTLKSGNSFTIAPINLGREKSRYTNLVKGYESCNIYSKYYDIKDLGETDNDLLLQDLLQMLTVFKELKGHLMLDDKKGIEATIDFIINNGTFNELSEKAKSEKIVEIEKKRKLVLGKEETHSRNSVVKEEKVPYITKRDYAKEAIRNTEKGLQGEYLVINYERERLMKNTITKSYADKITHVAESGDGHGYDIISYDINPDAPNEVIEIYIEVKTTTGNRDAPFYLSDNELNVARIKGELYKIYRVYDYNTVPKLKIIDNLFDETLEIKPINYIVKGVNQNDKHTKKQLPKNTI; encoded by the coding sequence ATGAACTTAGTGGCATTATTAAAATACATGAAAGAAAACTATGGGGAGCAAAGAACCAATTATCCAATGGCTGGTAATGAAGTCGCAAAAAAATTTAAACAAGGTGTTAAAACAGCCTTTGAAACCACCTTTTTAGGCGAGGATTATGAAATATCTGCATCCATTGGTACAGGCGGTTGGGCAAATGTCCCTTGGATAGCAGTGCATGATAAAGAAATTAGCACAAGTGTACAAGAGGGAGTTAATATAGTTTATTTGTTTACAAACGATTACCAAGGTGTTTATTTATCTTTGAATCAAGGATATACATATGTAAATAAAAATTATAAAAATACTAAATTATCTTTAGGGAAGATTGCTCGTTTTTGGCAAGAAAATTTATCTACGTTAAAATCTGGAAATAGTTTTACAATTGCCCCAATTAACCTCGGACGGGAGAAATCTCGTTATACTAATCTTGTGAAAGGTTATGAATCTTGTAATATTTATAGTAAATATTATGATATTAAGGATTTGGGAGAAACTGATAATGATTTATTATTACAAGATTTGTTGCAAATGCTCACTGTTTTTAAAGAATTAAAAGGTCATTTAATGTTGGATGACAAAAAAGGTATAGAAGCTACAATTGATTTCATAATTAATAATGGAACTTTCAATGAATTAAGCGAAAAAGCAAAATCAGAGAAAATCGTTGAAATAGAAAAAAAGCGCAAATTAGTTTTAGGTAAAGAAGAAACGCATTCAAGAAATTCGGTAGTTAAGGAAGAAAAAGTACCTTATATCACCAAAAGAGATTATGCGAAAGAGGCTATTAGAAATACAGAAAAAGGATTGCAAGGAGAGTATTTGGTAATTAATTATGAAAGAGAAAGGTTAATGAAGAATACTATTACAAAATCTTATGCAGATAAAATCACTCATGTTGCTGAAAGTGGTGATGGGCATGGATATGATATTATTTCCTATGACATAAATCCAGATGCGCCAAATGAAGTAATAGAGATTTATATTGAAGTTAAAACAACAACTGGAAATAGAGATGCTCCATTTTATTTATCAGATAATGAATTAAATGTTGCGAGAATAAAAGGTGAGCTTTATAAAATTTATCGGGTATATGATTATAATACAGTGCCAAAACTGAAGATTATTGATAATTTATTCGATGAGACCCTAGAAATAAAACCAATCAATTATATCGTAAAAGGAGTGAACCAAAATGACAAACACACTAAAAAACAGCTACCAAAAAACACCATATAA
- a CDS encoding PTS lactose/cellobiose transporter subunit IIA — MTDSNELTTELDSMAIILHAGNAKSCAFEALKEVKQQNIEAFTQKITEAKDEIKLAHRAHAELLRKLSSENRMREVDLLLVHAEGHLSSTDIAVEMIRELGEIYRTLRTKNPRSLKI, encoded by the coding sequence GTGACAGATAGCAACGAACTAACAACAGAACTGGATTCCATGGCAATCATCTTACACGCCGGGAATGCGAAAAGTTGTGCTTTTGAGGCACTGAAAGAAGTAAAACAGCAAAACATCGAAGCTTTCACGCAGAAAATTACTGAAGCGAAGGACGAGATTAAACTAGCGCACCGAGCGCACGCGGAACTTTTACGAAAACTATCTTCGGAGAACCGAATGAGAGAGGTGGACTTACTGCTTGTTCATGCGGAGGGTCACTTGTCTTCTACGGATATTGCCGTGGAAATGATTCGGGAACTGGGAGAAATTTATCGAACTTTGCGAACAAAAAACCCTAGATCCCTGAAAATCTAG
- a CDS encoding DUF998 domain-containing protein encodes MTFLKKYGFYFLLLAVLSDFLTPYILGIFYPELNQMTQVMSVFGDVASPVRGAFLVWSVVSGVLFVLALPAIYQSVVKTSRTLAIMLASAIGLYGIGDCIFTGLFSIDTEQASWTFSTWVHNIGSGLGYAGFLIFPLFLVMLYRKTGDKTRGNVYLVLLIVSLLSAGVYGLARIPAVNDLSVLDKIGFCQRISFFFNYLPIVVFGIDRIRKP; translated from the coding sequence ATGACCTTTCTAAAAAAATACGGCTTTTACTTTTTATTACTCGCTGTCCTAAGTGATTTTCTAACACCTTACATACTCGGAATATTTTACCCAGAACTAAACCAAATGACGCAGGTTATGAGTGTGTTTGGGGATGTGGCTAGTCCGGTTCGGGGGGCGTTTTTGGTTTGGTCGGTGGTGTCTGGGGTGTTGTTTGTGCTTGCGTTACCGGCGATTTATCAGAGCGTTGTTAAAACTTCGCGGACTTTGGCGATTATGCTTGCTTCTGCGATTGGTTTGTATGGGATTGGCGATTGTATTTTTACCGGGTTGTTTAGTATTGATACGGAGCAGGCGAGTTGGACGTTTTCGACTTGGGTTCATAATATCGGCTCGGGGCTTGGTTATGCGGGATTTTTGATTTTTCCGTTGTTTTTGGTCATGCTTTACCGGAAAACTGGCGATAAAACTCGCGGCAATGTCTATCTAGTATTACTCATTGTCAGTTTACTTTCTGCTGGTGTTTATGGGCTTGCGCGGATTCCTGCGGTGAATGATTTGTCGGTTTTGGATAAAATTGGATTTTGTCAGCGGATTAGTTTCTTTTTTAATTATTTGCCGATTGTTGTTTTTGGAATTGATCGGATTAGAAAACCCTAG
- the rlmH gene encoding 23S rRNA (pseudouridine(1915)-N(3))-methyltransferase RlmH, with the protein MNIQIVTVGKLKEKYLVQGIAEYLKRLSAYAKVTIVEVPDEKAPEVLSDAEMKQVKDKEGVRILAKIPDDAHVIALAIDGKMKSSEEFAADLDKLATYGKSKVTFVIGGSLGLSEAVLKRSNERISFGRLTLPHQLMRLVLVEQVYRAFRIVRGEPYHK; encoded by the coding sequence ATGAATATCCAAATTGTAACGGTGGGAAAACTGAAAGAAAAATATTTAGTACAAGGAATCGCGGAATATTTAAAACGACTGAGCGCCTATGCGAAAGTGACAATTGTTGAGGTTCCAGATGAAAAAGCGCCGGAAGTATTGAGTGACGCGGAAATGAAACAAGTGAAGGATAAAGAGGGTGTGCGGATTTTAGCGAAGATTCCGGATGATGCCCATGTGATAGCGCTGGCGATTGATGGGAAAATGAAGTCAAGTGAGGAATTTGCGGCGGATTTGGATAAGCTGGCGACTTATGGTAAGAGTAAGGTGACGTTTGTGATTGGTGGATCGCTGGGGCTTAGTGAGGCGGTGTTGAAGCGGAGTAATGAGCGGATTTCGTTTGGGAGGTTGACTTTGCCGCACCAGTTGATGAGATTAGTGCTGGTGGAGCAGGTTTATCGGGCGTTTCGGATTGTTCGGGGGGAGCCATATCATAAGTGA